Sequence from the Candidatus Micrarchaeia archaeon genome:
CACCCCGTCGTTTTCCTGGCCCCTGACGATGATAGCGGCGTGCTTCTCCCCGGTTATGGAAATCGCGGTGAAATCCGAGTTGTGCACCTTCTGCGCGAGCGCCTTCCCGTAATTGGAAATCTTCCAGGAGAGTATCGCCTCTATGCTGCGGTTCCCGCTGTCCGAATGCACCGCGAGCACCCTGTCTTTGTTGAACACCACTCCACCCAGGGCCCCGCCTTTGGAAACCAGTTTCCTGAGCGCTGAATCCGCCTTGCCCTGCGGGCTGCTTTCGCTCCTCTTTATCCCGGCTGCATCAACCACGAGCCCTTCGTCCTCGTTTTCAATAGCGAACCTGCTTGCCGCCGGAGCGCGCCATTCCTGCGGTATGTCAGAAAGCGCCGAAAACGGCACCTCGTCCTTCTCCGCCAGCTTCTCGGATATCTCTTTGCTCCACTCCTTCCCGTAATGGCTGAACACGCGCGCTTTCTCATCCACCTTAACTATCGCGGCTTCCGCACGGGTTATGTACAATTCTATGAGCTCTTTCGCCGCCCTCTCGCTGCCCGGCTTTTTCATCAGGGTTTCCATCCTGTCCAGGGGCACGGAAATGAGCACTCCGCGCTCATCCCCCACATCGAGCTTCCCGGCTCCCTTGACCCTTGCCTCGAGCTCCTCAATCTTCTCCCTGAGCTTCCTCATCCTCAGTTCATTGGCCTTCGGGCTCACATCCAGTATGTTCTCGTAATAAGCCCTTCCGGCGAGCGCGCCCTTCACCCTGTCTTCAACCACTGAATAGACTAGGTAGATTGCGAAGAAAATCGAAACCATGGAAAGTGTTCCGGGTATGCTCTCGGCCAGGTGCCTCGTTATGTCTGGCAGGTTGAGCACGTCTTCCATGACCGGGGCCGCGCCGAGCCTGAGCGCATAGCCAATCGCGAGCGCCAGCACCGCAGCGACGGCGTATTCCTTCCAGTATATGTTGGCCCTGCCCAGGATGCGCACCGCGCTGTCCCGGAATCCGCACCGCGAAACAACCGCATTGACCGCTGCGAAAATCACCTTCCCGAGCAGCCATGCTGCGGAAGCCGCTATCGCCCAGAAGGAAACCACGAAAGCGAGCGCCGTGTAATATCCAAGTCCCTTCGAAACCGAGTAAATCCACTTGCTCAACGCCATTATTCCTGCCACCAGCCAGTTGTTGGTGAAGGAAATGACGCGCAGGGTGACCTTGGGCGTGGCCCAGTTGTCAAAAATATCCTCCCTCATCCCCTGCGATGTCTTGAACCCGTAGCCCAGCATGTATTCGCTGTAAACGCTCGATTTAACCAGGGGCCAGCCCACGGTGTTGGACGTGAAGGTGTATTTCCCCCCTTCCTGGGGCACGACCATGTCGCTGAGCGTGGGAAGCGCCGCCTTGGGCAGGCTGTCCGAGACGTTCAGCTCTATATACTCATGGCTCTGGGTGGTGGTCTTGAGGTTGACCGCGTAGCTGTACGCCTTTGGGGCCCTTTCGTAGTCCCCGAGCGTTGCCAGCATCCCCGCGAGCTTCTCGTTGTCGTAATCTATCGGTTTGCACACCGCGAACATGTTCTCGCTCAAGAGCGGATTCGCGTTTATCTCTATTGTCCTGTCCATGAGCGCGCTTATCTTCCCCATGAGAATTTCCCTGTCGGATTCCCCGGAGTGCGCTATGGTTATGAGCATCTGCCTTATCAGTTCCATGTCCTGGTCGTTGGCTTTCGTGTCCTCCGAATACCGGTATATCCAGTATCCCACCAGGTCGCTCGAATACTCGTATTTCTTGCACTGCGAAGCAGTGCACAATGCCGCGCAGTCCCTTGCGCCGGTGCAGCTTCCCCCTTTGTGAAGGCCCAGCGCCTGGCTGCACTCGCTCTCCTTCTGCTTCCGGTCCAGGTCGAACTCGAAAATCCTGGTCTCGAGCGCGGAAACGTCCGGGTCGCTGAGCTGGTTCACTTTCTTCACCGTGAGCAGCGTCTGCGTCTGGGCAGCTGTGGCGAACTTCTGCATGCTTATGTTGCTCTCTGCGCTTATGGTGATGGGCCTGAACGTGTACGTCTTGAAATCCGTCATGTTGTCCAGGTCGAGGTCCCTGGCTCCGGCGGAGAGCACTTTTTCGTTGGCGAGCGCGCTGACATCCTTGTCCACGATGCATCCGCTCAGTGAAATTGCGAGCAAAAGCACAATCGCTAAACCTGGCCGGCGCATGCACCTATTTATCTTATGTATTTTAAAAATCTAACTTCGTGTTTTCCCCATGAAGGGACTGGGGAGAGTGCTTGCTCAAATACGGCCAGGGGCAGCCAGCGAACGCAGGGAGCGCGCTTTCGCGAACATGGTGGTTGCGAAGCTCCAGGCCAGCTTCAAGCCGGCCAAAGTCGTGCTCGCGGGCTCTTTCGCGAAGGGCACGTTCCTGGAGGGGGACAAGGACATAGACGTTTTCGTGCTTTTCAGGCACTCGATGGAGAAAGAGGCCATGGAGGGGATAGTCCGCGCGGCAGTGGAGAACGCGTTTCCCGGCGCATTCATCCAGACCGCGTATGCGCAGCATCCGTATGTGCGGGTTTTCCTGGACGGCAGGAAGATAGACGTGGTGCCTGCCTACGAAATAGGCCACGGGCGGCACTTCGAGCTCAGAAGCGCGGTGGACCGGACCCAGCTCCACACCGAGTATGTGCTCTCAAAAATGTCCGGCGCGCAGAAGGACGAGGTGCGCCTGCTCAAGAAATTCCTGAAATCCGGCAACCTTTACGGAGCCGAGATACGGACCCAGGGCTTCTCAGGCTACCTGTGCGAACTTCTCATACTGGCTTACGGGGATTTCGAGGGCGCGGTGAAGGCCGCAGCAGACTGGAAGGAGCGGACTTTTCTGGACATCCAGCACCAGGAGCCGGCCGAGAGCATGCTCGCCAAATTCAACACCCCGCTCATCTTCCTGGACCCGGTGGACAAGGAAAGGAACGTTTCAGCCGTGGTGAGCCTGGAAAATTACTCCGCGTTCATCTCCCTTGCGCGGCGCTTCCTGGCTTCGAAAAGCAAAATTGGGTTTTTCAGCAAAAGGGCGTTCGGCGCCAGCGAGCTTTCGAAGTTCGTGCGCCGGCGCCAGCTCTACTGCATCTCCTTCGAAGCGCCCAACGTAGTGGACGACGTGCTGTGGGGCCAGGTGCGCAGGCTCCAGGAAACACTGCTTTCGGAATTGAGAAAATCCGGCTTCGAAGCGCTCGGATGCGAGATGGACCGCGAAGGGGAAAGCATAAGCCTCCTGTTCGAAATTTCGAACGAGCCGCTCCCGGAGAAGCGCGTAATCCTGGGGCCCCCGCTCAGGTTCAGGAAGGACTGCGAAAAGTTCTCGGCGCAGTACGCGCCGGCGTTCGTGCTTTCCGGCAGAATTGCTTCGCTGGTTAAGAGAGAGTGCCGCACTTTCCCGCAGTTCGCGAAGAAGCTGAAAAAAATCCCGCTCCCGTCGCACCTGCGCGCGGCCAGGAACGCAAAAATATATAAGGGCCAGGAGCTAATAGGCAAATGCAGGAATGCGCTCAGCAGGTATGCGCAGCGTTTTCTCCCGTAGCAAGGTGTTCTTATGCCGTTCAACCCCGAAAAATTCATCCCCAGCGCCGAGCAGGAAATCCGCGCTTCGGTTGGAAAGGAAAAGGCCATAATAGCGCTTTCAGGGGGCGTTGACAGCTTCGTCGCCGCAACCCTGTGCGCCAAGGCCGGCATAAACCTAAAGGCGGTTTTCGTGGATACCGGTTTCATGCGGAAGGACGAGGCCAGGAAAGTAAAAGCCGCGGCAGAAAGCGTCGGCATAAACCTCACGGTGGTTGAAGCCCAGGGGAAGTTCATAGATGCCTTGAAAGGCGCCGAGGAGCCTGAGAAAAAGCGGAAGATAGTAGGCGAGATGTTCGTGCGCGTTTTTGAGAAAGAAGCGAAGAGCAGCGGCGCCACCTTCCTGGTGCAGGGCACCATAGCCCCGGACTGGATAGAGAGCGGCGGGCTCGGGAGGGACACCATAAAGAGCCACCACAACGTCGCAGGGCTTCCGAAGGACATGGGGCTCAAATTGTGCGAGCCGATACGCGAGCTTTACAAGCACGAGGTGCGCATGGTCGGAAAATCGCTCGGGCTCCCGCCTTACATCTACGAGCGCCAGCCTTTCCCCGGGCCCGGGCTCTCGGTGCGCGTGGTGGGGGAAGTGAGCGAGGAGAAGCTCGACATAGTGCGCGAGGCCTGCGACGTAGTGGAGCACGAATTGGAAAAGGCCAGCGCGGAAGGGAAGATGGAGAAGCCATGGCAGTATTTCGCAGCTTTGCTTCCGTCCAAGACAGTGGGCGTGAAAGGGGACGAGCGCTCCTACAAATACACTATTCTGGTGAGGGCTGTAAAAAGCTTGGATGGGATGACCGCTAATTTCTCGATGGTGCCTCCGGACGTGCTTCAAGCCATATCAACGAGGATATGCAACGAGATCAAGGAAGTCGGTCGCGTCGTGTATGATATAACGAACAAGCCGCCTTCTACGATAGAATTGGAATGATTACGCTCTTTTTTCCTGAGGAGCCAGATACTCGAGATTTCGGCTCAGTTGTTTGGCTAGTTTTTCCGCAACCATTTCCGGGGCTCTCTGGTCTGTTTTTAGTTTTATTCCGGCATGCACCGATGCAGCCAGCGGGCTCGTTCCGTTATACTGGCTGAAGAGGTATTTCGATATTTCGGAGCAGACACCATTCCCAGCGATTTCGGCTAGGGAAGGATGCGTTTCAACTTTCCGCGGTATTATTCTCGCGGAAAAAGCCGAAGGCTCATGCCCGCGTTTTTTTTCAGCCTTGAATGCAATCTGGGAATCTCCGTCCATAGAACTCACTATCCAACAAAGATATTTATACGCAAGCATATTTAAATACTTTTACATTTTAAACCACCAAAATAAACAAATTAAACTTTGTGAACTACCACCAGTCAAATACTCGTGGCTTCCTGCTTCACAGAAGATACTTGCCCATTGGGATTACAATTGGTAGCGGTTTCTTCTCGGCAGGCTTGACTTCCCGGCGTTCCGCCGGTAGCTCTTTGGAGTATGTTTATTGCTGCATTGAGATCCCTGTGCATGGATGCACCACAAATGCAACTATGCCACCTCTCAGCAAGCGATTTTTTCTGCACCAGACTACAACTACTGCACGTCTGTGAAGTGTTGGCAGGGTTTATCAGCACTACCTCGGAACCAGCTTCTTCCGCTTTGTAG
This genomic interval carries:
- the cca gene encoding CCA tRNA nucleotidyltransferase, which produces MKGLGRVLAQIRPGAASERRERAFANMVVAKLQASFKPAKVVLAGSFAKGTFLEGDKDIDVFVLFRHSMEKEAMEGIVRAAVENAFPGAFIQTAYAQHPYVRVFLDGRKIDVVPAYEIGHGRHFELRSAVDRTQLHTEYVLSKMSGAQKDEVRLLKKFLKSGNLYGAEIRTQGFSGYLCELLILAYGDFEGAVKAAADWKERTFLDIQHQEPAESMLAKFNTPLIFLDPVDKERNVSAVVSLENYSAFISLARRFLASKSKIGFFSKRAFGASELSKFVRRRQLYCISFEAPNVVDDVLWGQVRRLQETLLSELRKSGFEALGCEMDREGESISLLFEISNEPLPEKRVILGPPLRFRKDCEKFSAQYAPAFVLSGRIASLVKRECRTFPQFAKKLKKIPLPSHLRAARNAKIYKGQELIGKCRNALSRYAQRFLP
- the guaA gene encoding glutamine-hydrolyzing GMP synthase, with product MPFNPEKFIPSAEQEIRASVGKEKAIIALSGGVDSFVAATLCAKAGINLKAVFVDTGFMRKDEARKVKAAAESVGINLTVVEAQGKFIDALKGAEEPEKKRKIVGEMFVRVFEKEAKSSGATFLVQGTIAPDWIESGGLGRDTIKSHHNVAGLPKDMGLKLCEPIRELYKHEVRMVGKSLGLPPYIYERQPFPGPGLSVRVVGEVSEEKLDIVREACDVVEHELEKASAEGKMEKPWQYFAALLPSKTVGVKGDERSYKYTILVRAVKSLDGMTANFSMVPPDVLQAISTRICNEIKEVGRVVYDITNKPPSTIELE